A stretch of Tripterygium wilfordii isolate XIE 37 chromosome 11, ASM1340144v1, whole genome shotgun sequence DNA encodes these proteins:
- the LOC120008852 gene encoding uncharacterized protein LOC120008852, which produces MSPASSVHSDSVVKFERTIPDQASLFCWDSRRHCASSAELRKEIAALEVEILDLESYLLSLYRTRGVYEGKNNLVRAQVCILIHTIGEEPRHSFFTGDATKLQCIYCNLYSPDRLSEEIVRCISSIYCKLANPLQSHADMLASPTFSLSSSIEGLKSGPYGAMIEILKIYSDEDSFNFAATMLQNFRSLVHRLEKVDPRKMKQEEKLAFWINIHNALEYLVYGTRSRVKSGSVLKAAYNVGGHCINAYLIQSSILGIKFEIIKEWQPARRIEKHSVKSFFNRGQKYQVRVYRAKNIFQDLKLAKEEYIEANMYVHKEKKILLPRILYYFALERPWTCLDRPIR; this is translated from the exons ATGTCACCAGCGTCGTCTGTCCATTCAGATTCT GTGGTGAAATTTGAGAGGACCATCCCCGACCAAGCTTCATTGTTTTGTTGGGACTCTAGAAGACACTGCGCT TCTTCTGCAGAGCTAAGGAAGGAAATTGCTGCACTTGAGGTTGAAATTTTAGATCTGGAGAGTTATCTTCTTTCGCTTTACCGGACAAGAGGAGTGTACGAAGGTAAAAACAACCTCGTTCGTGCACAAGTATGTATTCTCATACACACAATTGGTGAAGAGCCGAGACACTCTTTCTTCACTGGAGATGCCACTAAGCTACAATGCATTT ACTGCAACCTTTATTCTCCAGACAGACTTTCAGAAGAAATTGTTAGGTGTATATCATCTATATACTGCAAGCTTGCCAACCCCTTGCAGAGCCATGCAGACATGTTGGCCTCTCCTACTTTTTCCTTGTCCTCCTCAA TTGAGGGGTTGAAAAGTGGACCTTATGGTGCAATGATTGAGATTCTGAAGATTTATTCAGATGAAGATAGTTTCAATTTTGCTGCCACGATGCTGCAAAATTTCAG GTCATTGGTTCATAGACTTGAGAAAGTTGATCCTAGGAAGATGAAGCAGGAAGAGAAGCTAGCATTCTGGATTAACATTCACAATGCCTTG GAATATTTAGTATATGGAACTCGCAGTCGTGTAAAAAGTGGCTCTGTTTTGAAG GCTGCTTACAATGTAGGTGGGCATTGCATAAATGCCTACTTGATACAGAGCTCCATTTTAGGCAT AAAGTTCGAGATCATAAAAGAATGGCAGCCAGCAAGAAGGATAGAGAAGCATAGTGTTAAGAGCTTCTTTAACAGGGGGCAGAAGtatcaa GTCCGAGTTTACAGAGCAAAGAATATCTTTCAGGATCTCAAGCTTGCCAAGGAAGAGTATATTGAAGCAAACATGTACGTccacaaagaaaagaagattctCCTACCAAGGATTCTTTACTACTTTGCGTTAGAACGTCCCTGGACATGCCTAGACCGTCCGATAAGATAA
- the LOC120009674 gene encoding protein MIZU-KUSSEI 1, which translates to MNDMRTMIDLGSQRGRISIMDTPTSVDCAREVRFRRSFRSLVECMVPCCGFQPSSLDDSLSTDSDASTVTGTFFGFRKGRVSFCLQDDTRSSPFLLLEFAVPTSYLAREMQQGLLRIALECDRKRERERSSSCSLFNVPVWSMYCNGRKVGFAVRRQMAVGDLAVLKLMQTVSVGAGVLPAQGDLMYLRVRFDRVIGSADSESFHMINPVGTSGQQLSLFLLRS; encoded by the coding sequence ATGAATGATATGAGGACGATGATAGACTTGGGAAGCCAGCGGGGACGCATTAGCATAATGGACACACCCACATCCGTCGACTGTGCCAGAGAAGTGAGGTTTCGACGCTCTTTCCGATCACTGGTTGAGTGCATGGTCCCATGCTGTGGCTTCCAACCCTCATCACTCGACGATTCCCTCTCCACTGACTCTGACGCCTCCACCGTCACCGGAACCTTCTTTGGCTTCCGGAAGGGCCGAGTTAGCTTCTGCCTCCAAGACGATACCCGCAGCTCTCCATTTCTCCTCCTGGAATTCGCAGTTCCCACATCATATCTGGCCAGAGAGATGCAGCAAGGTCTCCTCCGCATCGCCCTAGAGTGCGACAGAAAAAGAGAGCGAGAGAGGTCAAGCTCGTGCTCCCTATTCAACGTCCCCGTCTGGTCCATGTACTGCAATGGCAGGAAGGTCGGGTTCGCCGTTAGAAGGCAGATGGCCGTGGGCGACTTGGCTGTTTTGAAGCTGATGCAGACTGTGTCCGTTGGGGCGGGTGTTCTGCCCGCACAAGGAGACCTCATGTATTTACGTGTCCGATTCGACCGAGTCATTGGCTCTGCTGACTCCGAGTCATTTCACATGATTAACCCGGTCGGGACTTCTGGGCAACAACTCAGTCTATTCCTCTTGAGATCATGA
- the LOC120008860 gene encoding uncharacterized protein LOC120008860, giving the protein MGSCLSSDDSELRIPTAKVVSVNGDLHEYNVPVLVSQVLQSHESSSSSSSTNYFLCNSDRLYYDDYIPALDSEDQLQPNQIYFILPTSKLQYRLSASDMAALAVKASVALRSCSQNKGTRRRKKNRISPVLMLNQNNIIVPDSQIKAEKTFGKPQPRLQPDVGVSRSGSVRRLHKSASRRAKLAVRSFRLRLNTIYEGTVL; this is encoded by the coding sequence ATGGGTAGCTGTTTGTCTTCGGATGATTCTGAACTGCGAATCCCCACAGCGAAGGTGGTGTCAGTGAATGGAGACCTCCATGAATACAATGTTCCTGTGCTCGTCTCCCAGGTTCTCCAATCTCATGAATCTTCTTCGTCCTCCTCCTCTACTAACTACTTTCTCTGCAACTCTGATCGCTTATACTACGACGATTACATTCCGGCCTTGGATTCAGAAGATCAATTGCAGCCCAATCAGATTTATTTCATTCTTCCTACCTCTAAGCTTCAATACCGGTTGAGCGCATCTGATATGGCAGCTTTGGCCGTCAAAGCCAGCGTCGCTTTACGAAGTTGCTCGCAGAATAAGGGAACACGTCGTCGAAAAAAGAACCGGATCTCCCCTGTTTTGATGCTGAATCAGAACAATATCATTGTCCCGGACTCCCAAATTAAGGCAGAAAAGACATTTGGGAAGCCTCAGCCGCGGCTGCAGCCGGATGTCGGAGTTTCAAGATCTGGTTCTGTAAGAAGATTGCACAAGTCAGCTTCCAGACGAGCTAAATTGGCCGTTCGTTCCTTTAGGCTCAGGCTCAACACCATTTACGAAGGCACTGTGCTCTAG
- the LOC120008853 gene encoding uncharacterized protein LOC120008853: MAASHKERIEALESSVQTINLELQSNHLASQQSMAQLEETLLKKLGNLIHGQSKSTSDYSSPSKEESDSDTDQESATDSSSEEEEETKGLLVDNRKPRMVFSPFKGDDPITWLSRANQFFKFQKIQKSEKVDYAAFFLEGDANLWWQWVVRIYRKKRKEIRWKDFEKEVLTRFGPTGHVDHDEALSRIKQTHDLQEYLKEFERCSTLVHGWPEKALLGTFIGGLKPELAKEVKICRPRTVRKAIEYAGLQNDHLLETKRLGKMEPRKLPISNSEWQGNKAVSSLPKPLPTGVKRLTWDEMEKRREKGLCFNCNDRFTPGHKCKVSQAFVIEPVDTEEEEEQEVDVSGEGPVNSFNSEQQEPQISVHALTGGKGPKTMKLEAWVLNKPITILIDNGSSHNFINSKVAEKMGLTINTIPPFEVCVANGERLTCNEVCRDVSFKIQGIWIRADLFSLPLVGLDAVLGIQWLGGLGRVVSDYNKMTMEFMWGDGWVTLSAQPKGGATATEIYSVEKLRKQRGQCFAIHVNHAPLIGQEQDKVPEEVSPILNEFSGVLEEPKTLPPPRPFDHRIPIKNEASPVNVAPYRYAHFQKNEIERQVREMLQNGLIRPSNSPFSSPVLLVKKKDGTWRFCTDYRALNSVTIKDRFPIPTIDDMLDELGGAKFFTKLDLRAGYHQIRVHEADIHKTAFRTHNGHFEYLVMPFGLCNAPSTFQYAMNTIFNKQLRKFVLVFFDDILIYSKDWDEHMAHLRVVLEILSFHRFHIKPSKCAFAQMEVEYLGHMISHEGVKVDQRKIEAMSSWPERPNISALRGFLGLTGYYRKFVKDYGVIAKPLTDMLKKGAFTWTPE; the protein is encoded by the coding sequence ATGGCAGCATCCCACAAAGAACgtattgaagctttggagtccAGTGTTCAAACAATCAACCTGGAGCTGCAATCGAATCACTTGGCGTCACAGCAAAGTATGGCTCAATTAGAAGAAACCCTTCTAAAGAAGTTGGGCAACCTAATCCATGGCCAAAGCAAGAGTACGAGTGACTATTCTTCTCCCTCCAAAGAAGAAAGTGATTCAGATACTGATCAAGAGTCCGCAACTGATTCGTcctctgaagaagaagaagaaaccaagGGACTTCTCGTGGACAACCGCAAACCAAGGATGGTGTTTTCCCCTTTCAAGGGAGATGACCCAATCACTTGGCTCAGCCGTGCCAATCAATTTTTTAAGTTCCAGAAGATTCAAAAATCTGAAAAGGTTGATTATGCAGCCTTCTTTCTTGAAGGTGACGCAAATCTATGGTGGCAATGGGTGGTGCGTATATACCGGAAGAAACGTAAAGAGATTAGATGGAAAGATTTCGAAAAAGAAGTGTTGACGAGATTTGGGCCGACAGGACATGTAGATCATGACGAAGCTCTATCACGAATCAAGCAGACGCATGATTTGCAGGAGTATCTAAAAGAGTTTGAACGGTGCTCAACCCTTGTACATGGATGGCCAGAGAAAGCACTCCTGGGAACCTTCATTGGAGGATTGAAACCTGAACTCGCCAAGGAAGTGAAGATATGTAGACCCAGGACTGTACGAAAAGCAATTGAATATGCAGGGCTACAAAATGATCATCTCTTGGAAACCAAGCGCCTGGGGAAGATGGAACCTCGAAAACTCCCAATTTCGAACTCAGAATGGCAGGGTAACAAAGCTGTTTCTTCACTACCCAAGCCACTACCTACAGGTGTCAAACGCTTGACGTGGGATGAGATGGAGAAGCGTCGGGAAAAAGGTCTTTGCTTCAACTGTAATGATAGATTTACACCGGGGCACAAATGTAAAGTATCACAGGCCTTTGTTATTGAACCAGTAGatactgaagaagaagaagaacaagaagtggATGTAAGTGGAGAAGGACCGGTTAATAGTTTCAACTCAGAACAACAGGAACCCCAAATCTCGGTGCATGCTCTCACTGGAGGAAAAGGGCCTAAGACAATGAAGCTGGAAGCTTGGGTCTTGAATAAACCAATTACCATACTTATTGATAATGGGTCTTCTCACAACTTCATCAACAGCAAGGTGGCCGAAAAAATGGGATTAACAATAAACACTATACCTCCCTTTGAGGTCTGTGTGGCAAATGGAGAGCGATTGACTTGTAATGAGGTATGTCGAGATGTGTCCTTTAAAATACAAGGAATTTGGATTAGAGCGGATCTCTTCTCTCTTCCATTGGTGGGCCTTGATGCCGTACTAGGTATTCAATGGTTAGGAGGACTTGGAAGGGTGGTGTCCGATTACAACAAAATGACTATGGAGTTCATGTGGGGTGATGGATGGGTGACATTGAGTGCACAACCAAAAGGAGGAGCTACAGCAACTGAGATTTATTCTGTGGAGAAACTACGGAAACAAAGGGGTCAATGCTTTGCCATTCATGTAAACCATGCACCCTTGATTGGCCAGGAGCAAGATAAGGTACCCGAAGAAGTCAGCCCCATCTTAAACGAATTTTCTGGAGTCTTGGAAGAGCCCAAAACGTTGCCACCACCGAGACCATTTGATCATCggattccaataaaaaatgaGGCATCACCCGTGAATGTGGCTCCTTATCGGTATGCCCATTTCcagaaaaatgaaatagagCGGCAGGTACGAGAGATGCTGCAGAACGGGTTAATCCGACCCAGCAATAGTCCGTTTTCTTCACCTGTCCTATTGGTAAAGAAAAAGGATGGTACATGGAGGTTCTGCACAGATTATCGGGCACTAAATTCTGTCACGATCAAGGATCGGTTTCCCATTCCTACCATTGATGACATGCTCGATGAATTAGGAGGAGCAAAATTTTTCACGAAGCTGGACTTACGGGCGGGATACCACCAAATTCGAGTGCATGAGGCAGATATTCACAAAACGGCTTTTCGGACCCACAACGGACATTTTGAATACTTGGTAATGCCTTTTGGCTTATGCAACGCCCCCTCTACTTTTCAGTACGCTATGAATACCATTTTTAACAAACAACTGCGAAAATTTGTGCTCGTATTTTTTGATGACATACTCATATATTCTAAAGATTGGGACGAGCACATGGCCCATCTTCGTGTTGTTTTGGAAATATTATCATTTCACAGGTTTCATATCAAGCCCTCTAAGTGCGCCTTCGCGCAAATGGAAGTTGAATATTTGGGCCATATGATATCCCAcgaaggcgtcaaagtggatcaaCGCAAGATAGAAGCTATGAGTTCATGGCCCGAACGTCCCAACATCTCAGCTCTTCGGGGTTTTCTGGGACTTACGGGATACTACCGGAAGTTCGTCAAAGATTATGGGGTCATTGCTAAACCCTTGACTGATATGCTCAAGAAAGGTGCCTTCACATGGACACCAGA